In Isoptericola jiangsuensis, the following proteins share a genomic window:
- a CDS encoding CDP-glycerol glycerophosphotransferase family protein: protein MPSTSSPAPRPRTGGGTVDRAVRTTATTVLRLGSRAKSALHRAAARGPAVDPPLAEIDPAPVVAYFGDTPVTLYQVRQWLPVLERLSEQLPVVVVARQHDTAEALRRHTSLLVATAVEIDDLLGLYDHLGAKVVIYVNNGMRNFQSLIYQRALHVHVNHGESDKMSMVSNQAKAYDRVVVAGQAAVERHRRVLLGLPDDHLAVCGRPQLDVDPGPALPAPPTGRRTVLYAPTWSGENDANNYTSVDVYGPAIVRAVLARDDLRLVYKPHPRTVSGTDPANRHAHAEIVRLIEAEDVDAGHLAPLDMDPLSVFAGTDLLVTDVSSVGLDFLYLHPGVPMLLTDRRTDRARLLAESPVARAVDVVDDETLGSLPEMLDRNLGTDPWHERRLAARDHYFGFRHGESTRRFVSLIGECADRRDALLDRQQPSA from the coding sequence ATGCCGAGCACCAGCAGCCCCGCCCCCCGTCCACGGACCGGGGGCGGTACCGTCGACCGAGCTGTCCGGACGACGGCGACCACGGTCCTGAGACTCGGGTCCCGCGCGAAGTCGGCCCTGCACCGCGCCGCGGCCCGCGGGCCGGCGGTCGACCCGCCCCTGGCGGAGATCGACCCGGCACCCGTCGTGGCCTACTTCGGTGACACCCCGGTCACCCTCTACCAGGTCCGCCAGTGGCTGCCGGTGCTGGAGCGGCTGTCGGAGCAGCTACCCGTGGTCGTCGTGGCCCGGCAGCACGACACGGCCGAGGCGCTCCGCCGGCACACCTCGCTCCTGGTGGCGACCGCCGTCGAGATCGACGACCTCCTCGGCCTCTACGACCACCTGGGCGCCAAGGTCGTCATCTACGTCAACAACGGGATGCGCAACTTCCAGTCGCTCATCTACCAGCGCGCGCTCCACGTCCACGTCAACCACGGCGAGTCCGACAAGATGTCCATGGTGTCCAACCAGGCCAAGGCGTACGACCGGGTCGTCGTCGCCGGTCAGGCGGCCGTCGAGCGGCATCGTCGGGTGCTCCTCGGCCTGCCGGACGACCACCTCGCCGTGTGCGGGCGTCCCCAGCTCGACGTCGACCCGGGCCCCGCGCTGCCTGCCCCCCCGACGGGTCGCCGGACCGTGCTCTACGCCCCCACCTGGTCCGGGGAGAACGACGCGAACAACTACACGTCGGTCGACGTCTACGGGCCTGCGATCGTCCGGGCCGTCCTGGCGAGGGACGATCTGCGGCTCGTCTACAAGCCGCACCCGCGGACCGTGAGCGGGACAGATCCCGCGAACCGGCACGCCCATGCCGAGATCGTCCGGCTGATCGAGGCGGAGGATGTCGACGCGGGACACCTCGCCCCGCTCGACATGGACCCCCTGTCCGTCTTCGCCGGCACCGACCTCCTCGTGACCGACGTCTCATCGGTCGGGCTCGACTTCCTCTACCTGCACCCCGGGGTCCCGATGCTGCTCACCGACCGGCGCACCGACCGCGCCCGGCTCCTGGCGGAGTCCCCGGTCGCCCGCGCCGTCGACGTCGTCGACGACGAGACCCTCGGTTCACTGCCGGAGATGCTCGACCGCAACCTCGGGACCGACCCCTGGCACGAACGACGTCTCGCCGCCCGCGACCACTACTTCGGGTTCCGGCACGGCGAGTCGACCCGACGGTTCGTCTCCCTGATCGGGGAGTGCGCGGACCGGCGCGACGCCCTGCTGGACCGGCAGCAGCCGTCGGCCTGA